Proteins found in one Chaetodon auriga isolate fChaAug3 chromosome 12, fChaAug3.hap1, whole genome shotgun sequence genomic segment:
- the LOC143329723 gene encoding uncharacterized protein LOC143329723, giving the protein MSRLECLGKSSTGFQKQLAVEVTSAHAETHKANDKVGKKTVIDKPRSFPARPLPRSVQVSCQETQKSGFPCGEVLNTDERSVKESINMSPRVEEEAQLTAVADDELEMKDLMKAQPPDSTVTGRTHAPPAAEPLPTHEPNGGEEQSEEEDAEDEDLKAPVELIMEFLRAVMDRDFQLASKLCQMILIYEPDNPEASEFLPLIQKKLLEEQEAEESSEEDDEEEDSEDEDDDDDDSGSDEESSQSSSCSSSSCSSSSPSDDDEEEEEKRVNRHKPCPPSHV; this is encoded by the exons ATGAGCAG GTTAGAGTGTTTGGGGAAATCCTCCACTGGTTTCCAGAAACAG CTGGCAGTAGAAGTCACCTCCGCTCATGCTGAGACACACAAAGCCAAtg ACAAAGTGGGGAAAAAGACAGTTATTGATAAACCTCG CAGTTTTCCTGCTCGTCCACTGCCTCGCTCTGTCCAG GTTTCTTGTCAGGAGACTCAAAAGTCTGGGTTTCCATGTGGTGAAGTGCTGAATACAGATG AGCGCTCAGTGAAGGAATCCATCAACATGTCACCAAG GGTTGAAGAAGAAGCACAGTTGACTGCAGTGGCTGATGATGAGCTGGAAATGAAAGACTTGATGAAAGCACAGCCCCCAGACTCAACAGTGACAG GAAGAACACATGCTCCCCCAGCGGCTGAGCCTCTTCCCACGCATGAGCCGAACGGGGGCGAAGAGCAGTCCGAGGAAGAGGATGCTGAGGATGAAGACCTTAAGGCACCAGTGGAGCTGATAATGGAG TTCCTCAGAGCTGTGATGGACAGAGACTTTCAGCTGGCCAGCAAACTGTGTCAGATGA TTCTCATCTATGAGCCAGACAACCCAGAGGCCTCGGAGTTTCTCCCGCTCATCCAGAAGAAGCTGTTGGAGG aGCAAGAGGCAGAAGAGAGCagtgaggaagatgatgaagaagaagatagtgaggatgaggatgatgatgatgatgactctGGAAGTGATGAGGAGTCATCTCAGAGCTCaagctgctcctcttcatcttgctcctcttcttcaccatcagatgatgatgaggaggaagaagaaaagcgGGTGAACAGACACAAGCCGTGTCCTCCTTCTCACGTTTGA
- the LOC143328991 gene encoding glutamate decarboxylase 1-like isoform X1 — protein sequence MATSEPRATGGDQDPNSDNLRPPSTTYEYAWMHGCTRKLGMKICGFLQKNNSLEEKGRLAGQKNLLSCNNSDRDARFRLTETDFSNLFARDLLPAKNGEEPTIQFLLEIVDILTNYVKKTFDRSTKVLDFHHPHQLLEGMEGFNLELSDQPESLEQILVDCRDTLKYGIRTGHPRFFNQLSSGLDIIGLAGEWLTSTANTNMFTYEIAPVFVLMEQLTLKKMREMIGWPDGEGDGLFSPGGAISNMYSVMIARYKYFPEVKTKGMSAAPRLVLFTSEHSHYSIKKAGAALGFGTENVILLSTDERGRVIPADLEAKIIDAKQKGYVPLFVNATAGSTVYGAFDPINEIADICEKYNLWLHVDGAWGGGLLMSRKHRHKLSGVERANSVTWNPHKMMGVPLQCSAILVREKGILAGCNSMCAGYLFQQDKQYDVTYDTGDKAIQCGRHVDIFKFWLMWKAKGTIGFEQHIDKCLDLSQYLYNKIKNREGYEMVFDGVPQHTNVCFWYIPPSLRGMPDSDERREKLHRVAPKIKAMMMESGTTMVGYQPQGNKVNFFRMVVSNPAATQSDIDFLIDEIERMGHDL from the exons ATGGCCACGTCTGAACCGAGAGCCACCGGCGGGGACCAGGACCCCAACTCCGACAATTTAAGACCTCCGTCTACAA CCTACGAATACGCGTGGATGCACGGATGCACGCGGAAACTGGGGATGAAGATTTGtg GGTTCCTGCAAAAGAACAACAGCCTCGAGGAGAAGGGGAGGCTCGCGGGACAGAAGAACCTGCTCTCGTGCAACAACAGTGACAGGGACGCGCGCTTCCGCCTCACCGAGACGGACTTCTCCAACCTGTTCGCCAGAG ACTTGCTGCCAGCCAAAAATGGAGAGGAGCCTACCATACAGTTTTTGCTGGAGATAGTCGACATCCTCACCAACTATGTCAAGAAGACTTTCGACCGTTCCACCAAGGTGCTGGACTTCCACCACCCTCACCAGCTCCTGGAAGGCATGGAGGGCTTCAACCTGGAGCTATCTGACCAGCCTGAATCCCTGGAGCAGATCCTGGTGGACTGCAGGGACACGCTCAAATATGGCATCCGGACAG gCCACCCACGATTCTTCAACCAGTTGTCTTCTGGTCTGGACATCATTGGTCTGGCTGGAGAGTGGCTCACCTCCACCGCCAACACCAACAT GTTCACCTATGAGATtgctccagtgtttgtgctgatggagcagctgactctgaagaaaatgagagagatgaTTGGTTGGCCTGACGGAGAGGGAGATGGACTCTTTTCACCAG GGGGCGCGATCTCTAACATGTACAGCGTGATGATCGCACGTTACAAGTATTTCCCAGAGGTCAAGACCAAGGGCATGTCTGCTGCTCCTCGTCTCGTCCTCTTCACATCTGAACAC AGCCACTACTCCATAAAGAAGGCTGGAGCTGCTCTGGGCTTTGGTACTGAGAATGTCATCCTGCTGAGCACAGATGAGAG AGGGAGAGTCATTCCTGCTGATCTAGAGGCCAAGATCATCGATGCCAAACAGAAG GGTTATGTGCCATTGTTTGTGAATGCCACAGCTGGTTCAACAGTGTACGGTGCATTTGACCCCATCAATGAGATTGCTGACATCTGTGAGAAGTACAACCTGTGGCTCCATGTCGAT GGAGCGTGGGGTGGTGGACTTCTGATGTCCAGGAAGCATCGCCATAAGCTTAGTGGGGTGGAGAG GGCCAACTCTGTCACATGGAACCCCCACAAGATGATGGGCGTGCCTCTCCAGTGCTCTGCAATCCTGGTCAGAGAGAAG ggaaTCCTGGCAGGCTGTAACTCCATGTGTGCTGGCTACCTGTTCCAACAAGACAAACAGTACGATGTCACATACGACACTGGGGACAAAGCAATCCAGTGTGGCCGGCATGTCGACATCTTTAAGTTCTGGCTCATGTGGAAGGCCAAG GGCACCATAGGCTTTGAGCAGCACATTGACAAGTGTTTGGACCTGTCGCAGTACCTGTACAACAAGATCAAGAACAGGGAGGGATATGAGATGGTTTTTGATGGAGTG ccacagcacacCAATGTTTGCTTCTGGTACATCCCACCCAGCCTGAGAGGCATGCCGGACAGTGACGAGCGGCGAGAAAAGCTCCACAGG GTGGCGCCAAAGATCAAAGCCATGATGATGGAGTCAGGGACCACCATGGTGGGCTATCAGCCTCAAGGCAATAAAGTCAACTTTTTCCGTATGGTTGTCTCAAACCCCGCGGCCACCCAGTCTGACATCGACTTCCTCATCGATGAGATCGAGAGGATGGGTCACGACCTGTAG
- the LOC143328991 gene encoding glutamate decarboxylase 1-like isoform X2 gives MATSEPRATGGDQDPNSDNLRPPSTRFLQKNNSLEEKGRLAGQKNLLSCNNSDRDARFRLTETDFSNLFARDLLPAKNGEEPTIQFLLEIVDILTNYVKKTFDRSTKVLDFHHPHQLLEGMEGFNLELSDQPESLEQILVDCRDTLKYGIRTGHPRFFNQLSSGLDIIGLAGEWLTSTANTNMFTYEIAPVFVLMEQLTLKKMREMIGWPDGEGDGLFSPGGAISNMYSVMIARYKYFPEVKTKGMSAAPRLVLFTSEHSHYSIKKAGAALGFGTENVILLSTDERGRVIPADLEAKIIDAKQKGYVPLFVNATAGSTVYGAFDPINEIADICEKYNLWLHVDGAWGGGLLMSRKHRHKLSGVERANSVTWNPHKMMGVPLQCSAILVREKGILAGCNSMCAGYLFQQDKQYDVTYDTGDKAIQCGRHVDIFKFWLMWKAKGTIGFEQHIDKCLDLSQYLYNKIKNREGYEMVFDGVPQHTNVCFWYIPPSLRGMPDSDERREKLHRVAPKIKAMMMESGTTMVGYQPQGNKVNFFRMVVSNPAATQSDIDFLIDEIERMGHDL, from the exons ATGGCCACGTCTGAACCGAGAGCCACCGGCGGGGACCAGGACCCCAACTCCGACAATTTAAGACCTCCGTCTACAA GGTTCCTGCAAAAGAACAACAGCCTCGAGGAGAAGGGGAGGCTCGCGGGACAGAAGAACCTGCTCTCGTGCAACAACAGTGACAGGGACGCGCGCTTCCGCCTCACCGAGACGGACTTCTCCAACCTGTTCGCCAGAG ACTTGCTGCCAGCCAAAAATGGAGAGGAGCCTACCATACAGTTTTTGCTGGAGATAGTCGACATCCTCACCAACTATGTCAAGAAGACTTTCGACCGTTCCACCAAGGTGCTGGACTTCCACCACCCTCACCAGCTCCTGGAAGGCATGGAGGGCTTCAACCTGGAGCTATCTGACCAGCCTGAATCCCTGGAGCAGATCCTGGTGGACTGCAGGGACACGCTCAAATATGGCATCCGGACAG gCCACCCACGATTCTTCAACCAGTTGTCTTCTGGTCTGGACATCATTGGTCTGGCTGGAGAGTGGCTCACCTCCACCGCCAACACCAACAT GTTCACCTATGAGATtgctccagtgtttgtgctgatggagcagctgactctgaagaaaatgagagagatgaTTGGTTGGCCTGACGGAGAGGGAGATGGACTCTTTTCACCAG GGGGCGCGATCTCTAACATGTACAGCGTGATGATCGCACGTTACAAGTATTTCCCAGAGGTCAAGACCAAGGGCATGTCTGCTGCTCCTCGTCTCGTCCTCTTCACATCTGAACAC AGCCACTACTCCATAAAGAAGGCTGGAGCTGCTCTGGGCTTTGGTACTGAGAATGTCATCCTGCTGAGCACAGATGAGAG AGGGAGAGTCATTCCTGCTGATCTAGAGGCCAAGATCATCGATGCCAAACAGAAG GGTTATGTGCCATTGTTTGTGAATGCCACAGCTGGTTCAACAGTGTACGGTGCATTTGACCCCATCAATGAGATTGCTGACATCTGTGAGAAGTACAACCTGTGGCTCCATGTCGAT GGAGCGTGGGGTGGTGGACTTCTGATGTCCAGGAAGCATCGCCATAAGCTTAGTGGGGTGGAGAG GGCCAACTCTGTCACATGGAACCCCCACAAGATGATGGGCGTGCCTCTCCAGTGCTCTGCAATCCTGGTCAGAGAGAAG ggaaTCCTGGCAGGCTGTAACTCCATGTGTGCTGGCTACCTGTTCCAACAAGACAAACAGTACGATGTCACATACGACACTGGGGACAAAGCAATCCAGTGTGGCCGGCATGTCGACATCTTTAAGTTCTGGCTCATGTGGAAGGCCAAG GGCACCATAGGCTTTGAGCAGCACATTGACAAGTGTTTGGACCTGTCGCAGTACCTGTACAACAAGATCAAGAACAGGGAGGGATATGAGATGGTTTTTGATGGAGTG ccacagcacacCAATGTTTGCTTCTGGTACATCCCACCCAGCCTGAGAGGCATGCCGGACAGTGACGAGCGGCGAGAAAAGCTCCACAGG GTGGCGCCAAAGATCAAAGCCATGATGATGGAGTCAGGGACCACCATGGTGGGCTATCAGCCTCAAGGCAATAAAGTCAACTTTTTCCGTATGGTTGTCTCAAACCCCGCGGCCACCCAGTCTGACATCGACTTCCTCATCGATGAGATCGAGAGGATGGGTCACGACCTGTAG
- the LOC143328960 gene encoding Golgi reassembly-stacking protein 2-like, with protein sequence MGGSQSVEIPGGGSEGYHVLRVQENSPGHRAGLEPFFDFIVSINNTRLNKDNDTLKDLLKASVEKPVKMLVYSSKTLELRESTVTPSNLWGGQGLLGVSIRFCSFEGANENVWHVLEVEPNSPAALAGLRPHTDYIIGADTVMNESEDLFSLIESHEGKGLKLYVYNTDTDNCREVIITPNSAWGGEGSLGCGIGYGYLHRIPTRPFEEGKKISFPGTSPSEPVSPLKDGFTEVQLSAVTPPPAAPVVPSGLEDSLSGLSISTAPPTMPSELQTGLPTVPLLPSSASPSLNPLTPLNPAATSFNPATTLPGLMPLPGGLPPLPNLPNLNLPLPDLSAVSLAGPPPVGTTVPPLASLPPLNLPGLAPLPPLPTMLPSQLPPLLPQGVAPLLPISTNAPPASVTVTAAPASEPTAASTLPTEASSTNATDSPAPTEATLTS encoded by the exons ATGGGAGGATCGCAGAGTGTGGAGATACCGGGTGGAGGCTCCGAGGGCTACCACGTCCTCCGG gttcaggAGAACTCGCCTGGTCACCGTGCAGGATTGGAGCCTTTCTTTGACTTCATCGTCTCCATCAACAACACTAGACTG AACAAGGACAACGACACCTTGAAAGACTTGCTCAAAGCCAGTGTGGAGAAACCAGTTAAGATGCTGGTTTACTCCTCTAAGACCCTGGAGCTGCGGGAGTCGACAGTCACCCCCAGCAACCTGTGGGGGGGGCAGGGCTTGCTTGGTGTCTCCATTCGTTTCTGCAGCTTTGAGGGAGCCAATGAGAATGTTTGGCATGTGCTA GAAGTGGAGCCTAATTCCCCAGCAGCCCTTGCTGGCTTGCGGCCGCATACTGACTACATCATTGGAGCCGACACTGTTATGAATGAG TCAGAGGACCTGTTCTCTCTGATAGAGAGCCATGAGGGGAAAGGCCTGAAGCTCTATGTGTACAACACAGACACTGATAACTGCAGGGAGGTGATCATCACACCTAACAGTGCCTGGGGAGGAGAGGGCAG CCTTGGATGTGGGATTGGCTATGGATACCTCCACAGGATTCCCACTCGGCCTTTTGAGGAGGGGAAGAAGATCAGCTTCCCTGGAACCTCTCCCAGTGAGCCAGTCAGCCCTCTGAAGGATGGCTTCACTGAg GTCCAGCTTTCGGCAGTGACCCCTCCCCCTGCTGCGCCCGTCGTCCCCTCTGGCCTTGAAGATTCACTGTCAGGCCTGTCAATCAGCACAGCCCCGCCCACCATGCCCAGCGAGCTGCAGACAG GTTTGCCCACAGTACCTCTGCTCCCCTCCTCCGCCAGCCCCTCCCTCAACCCCCTCACTCCACTGAATCCTGCCGCCACCAGTTTCAACCCCGCCACCACGCTACCAG gTCTGATGCCCCTCCCAGGTGGCTTACCTCCGCTTCCTAACTTGCCCAACCTCAACCTGCCACTCCCAGACCTCAGTGCCGTGTCATTAGCAGGACCACCGCCAGTAGGAACCACAG TGCCCCCTCTGGCATCTCTCCCACCCCTCAACCTCCCAGGTCTGGCCCCCTTACCCCCTCTGCCCACCATGCTGCCCTCCCAgctgcctcccctcctccctcaagGAGTGGCCCCCCTCCTGCCCATTTCCACCAACGCTCCTCCAGCCTCGGTCACGGTCACGGCGGCGCCTGCGTCCGAGCCCACCGCCGCCTCCACGCTCCCCACGGAAGCCTCCTCCACGAACGCCACGGATTCGCCGGCCCCCACGGAAGCAACACTAACGTCGTAA